A stretch of Aedes aegypti strain LVP_AGWG chromosome 2, AaegL5.0 Primary Assembly, whole genome shotgun sequence DNA encodes these proteins:
- the LOC5575163 gene encoding cytokine receptor isoform X1 yields the protein MLAVWFVMVFLFRLVKADERPTGYLFYTSDVINLDLNQTSYIVGCTVNSTGGVGTDMNIQNLMILDARRNPYLTEIVNDTTIIHKVDLRNGDESTLCGVRSYICRLNRSLIAMRSIYVARPPPAIKPADFKCISYNRKRLVCQFQRDNSCGLYTEYNLFMIRLSSHSVCNLTDNGTMLSFDSSSDTCVFSSGHRTLTFRIEGTNKIGKTESTHLVDHFDIVRPEEPSDLQVSFLDVTSVNLTWSMSFLLYNLNRSFEVEFHLITKHGVLQIFVDLSLSKDKEIMHHFKDLYAFTSYELRMRVRVIPKSERNFEEDYWSEWSSIEFQTKACKPYEAPRILPGAYSFKERRENLVTIEVFWEQVPEHRYNGPGFGYGIYALSQSGHKLSTNCSNNGVATFQKVKVDEQYIVYLYSYNEEGRSDDTNIIHIYPHKSKYQPKIKRMLYNESYQLQWFPVDERAHLSNYTIMYCSYSTTGTCHGSIQFDSLPSDATSYVLNVTKPLTFALAANYHTYSSELTWPLCTISPATSISQISFKLTDITEQSFTLRLQLSCMDQSLIDRYDVRYWPTLKRDAMRNQTFRPYDTVIPIENLIIDTEYEVIVTAYDDRGNTFEASSSVRTKDKDILMQLALFLLFGMLVMGFITTTATRKVKKIMNIKVEIPSGLLGIYETPIQVNSFQEESEFQSISEGLELEELSNGENHQFVKKQNHCFPSNWEQSNQSPSQLPFDGIPVQVNTVQKKCRPENFINAIEMEELSPSEEKPFLKVKSILKKPEQICPPNHSEKPKPTVQIVTGDNYIKPSQMPCMMDPTEVMPPIIRENSPSGYVDVKLMRNQHRV from the exons ATCGTCAACGATACAACAATTATACACAAAGTGGATCTTCGTAATGGTGATGAGTCGACCTTGTGTGGTGTTAGGAGCTACATTTGCCGATTGAATCGTTCCTTGATAGCGATGCGTAGTATCTACGTGGCGAGACCTCCACCGGCAATCAAACCAGCTGATTTCAAATGCATTTCCTACAACCGGAAACGGCTGGTTTGTCAGTTTCAGCGGGATAATAGTTGCGGTCTCTACACGGAATACAATCTGTTCATGATCCGGCTGAGCAGTCATAGCGTTTGCAATCTCACAGATAACGGAACCATGCTTAGTTTTGACAGCAGTTCAGACACGTGCGTGTTCTCATCTGGTCACAGGACGCTAACGTTCCGGATCGAGGGCACGAATAAGATAGGAAAAACGGAATCCACACATCTGGTGGATCATTTCGATATTGTGCGTCCAGAAGAGCCGAGTGATTTGCAGGTGTCATTTCTGGACGTTACTAGCGTGAACCTAACGTGGAGTATGAGTTTCCTGTTGTACAATCTGAATCGTTCCTTCGAGGTGGAATTTCATTTGATTACTAAGCATGGTGTGCTACAAATCTTCGTTGACCTAAGTCTTTCGAAGGACAAGGAAATTATGCACCATTTCAAAGATCTGTATGCTTTTACGAGCTACGAGTTGAGAATGAGGGTTCGAGTTATTCCCAAATCAGAAAGAAACTTCGAAGAAGATTATTGGTCCGAGTGGTCTTCAATTGAATTTCAAACGAAGGCCTGTAAACCATACGAAGCTCCACGCATTCTACCAGGTGCTTATAGTTTCAAGGAAAGGAGAGAAAACCTGGTGACCATTGAAGTATTTTGGGAACAAGTTCCTGAACATCGTTACAATGGACCGGGCTTTGGGTATGGTATCTATGCTCTATCACAATCAGGTCACAAGCTTTCGACGAATTGTTCCAACAATGGAGTAGCGACATTTCAGAAAGTAAAGGTTGATGAGCAGTATATAGTGTACTTATATTCGTACAACGAAGAAGGCCGGTCAGACGATACCAATATTATTCACATCTATCCTCATAAATCTAAGTATCAACCCAAAATAAAGAGAATGTTGTACAATGAGAGTTATCAACTGCAGTGGTTTCCGGTTGACGAAAGGGCACACCTTTCTAACTACACGATTATGTATTGCAGTTATAGCACTACGGGAACTTGCCATGGGTCTATACAATTCGATTCCTTACCTTCGGATGCAACATCATATGTCTTGAACGTGACCAAACCACTTACTTTTGCCTTAGCGGCAAATTATCATACGTACTCTTCAGAGTTGACATGGCCCTTATGCACGATTTCTCCAGCGACGAGCATAAGTCAAATCAGTTTCAAGTTAACCGATATTACCGAACAGTCCTTTACGCTGCGGTTGCAACTATCTTGTATGGATCAATCCTTAATTGATCGTTACGATGTTCGCTATTGGCCCACGTTGAAGCGTGACGCGATGAGAAATCAGACCTTCCGACCATATGATACGGTTATTCCCATTGAAAATCTGATCATCGATACCGAGTATGAGGTGATCGTTACGGCATACGATGATAGAGGAAACACATTTGAAGCGAGCAGCTCGGTTCGCACTAAGGACAAAG ATATTCTTATGCAGTTGGCACTCTTTCTTCTCTTTGGTATGCTAGTAATGGGTTTCATTACTACGACAGCAACACGCAAAGTGAAGAAGATAATGAACATCAAAGTAGAAATACCTTCTGGATTACTGGGAATCTATGAAACGCCGATTCAG GTTAACTCTTTCCAAGAGGAGTCTGAATTCCAATCTATCTCCGAAGGTTTGGAGTTGGAAGAGCTTTCTAATGGCGAAAACCATCAATTCGTCAAAAAGCAGAATCATTGTTTCCCATCGAACTGGGAACAATCGAACCAGTCACCATCGCAGCTGCCCTTCGATGGAATACCAGTTCAA GTGAATACCGTTCAAAAGAAATGCAGACCTGAGAATTTCATCAATGCAATTGAGATGGAAGAACTTTCACCCAGCGAAGAAAAACCGTTCCTCAAAGTGAAATCCATTCTCAAAAAAccggaacaaatttgcccaccgaATCACTCTGAAAAACCAAAACCCACCGTGCAGATTGTCACGGGGGACAACTACATCAAGCCATCGCAGATGCCATGCATGATGGATCCGACAGAAGTAATGCCACCTATCATTCGTGAGAACAGTCCATCTGGTTACGTGGATGTTAAACTAATGCGGAATCAACATCGAGTGTAG